The Dictyoglomus sp. NZ13-RE01 genome includes a window with the following:
- a CDS encoding sugar ABC transporter permease, with amino-acid sequence ALLQGQYFSNWGVIMAGGVIASIPPILLFLFAQKNFIEGITFTGIK; translated from the coding sequence GCACTTCTTCAGGGACAGTATTTCTCAAATTGGGGAGTAATTATGGCAGGAGGAGTAATTGCTTCTATACCCCCTATTCTTCTTTTCTTATTCGCTCAGAAAAACTTTATTGAAGGCATCACCTTCACGGGAATTAAGTAA